One Leifsonia shinshuensis DNA window includes the following coding sequences:
- the purN gene encoding phosphoribosylglycinamide formyltransferase, translating into MLSIVVLISGGGSNLRALLEAASDAEFPARVVAVGADREADGLDHAEEFGIPSFTVPFTSYDSREEWGDALLEQIRLWEPDLVILSGFMRLVPPRVVDALSPHLINTHPAYLPEFPGAHGVRDALAAGVTQTGASLIVVDNGVDAGPVISQERVPIVPGDTEASLHERIKPVERRLLIDAVLDIANGHIDLKELSRV; encoded by the coding sequence CTGATCTCCGGTGGTGGCTCCAATCTGCGTGCGCTGCTGGAGGCCGCCTCCGACGCCGAGTTCCCCGCCCGCGTCGTCGCGGTGGGAGCCGACCGCGAGGCCGACGGGCTGGACCATGCCGAGGAGTTCGGCATCCCGTCGTTCACGGTCCCGTTCACCTCCTACGACAGCCGGGAGGAGTGGGGCGACGCCCTGCTGGAGCAGATCCGGCTGTGGGAGCCGGACCTCGTCATCCTGTCGGGCTTCATGCGACTGGTCCCGCCCCGCGTGGTCGACGCACTCTCGCCGCACCTGATCAACACGCACCCCGCCTACCTGCCCGAGTTCCCGGGCGCCCACGGCGTCCGTGACGCGCTCGCCGCCGGCGTCACGCAGACCGGCGCCAGCCTGATCGTGGTCGACAACGGCGTGGACGCCGGCCCCGTGATCAGCCAGGAGCGCGTCCCGATCGTGCCGGGCGACACCGAGGCCAGCCTGCACGAACGCATCAAACCCGTGGAGCGGCGGCTGCTCATCGACGCCGTCCTCGACATCGCCAACGGACACATCGACCTCAAGGAGCTCTCCCGAGTATGA